In Burkholderiales bacterium, the following proteins share a genomic window:
- a CDS encoding EI24 domain-containing protein, whose protein sequence is MTLFGAYARALRDVFKPRILGVLVLPMLGAIVLWTALAWFFWEAWMRPLRAFLGSGTVAAWFGGYADTFASGSAALLLFALVIGSTFVTAIVITELVAMPVIVSTVEREYPQLAKRGGMNVTGSIVNAVVAVGVFALLWIVTLPLWLTGFGAVLVPALTSAYLMQRLFRFDALSEHATRDEYREIVSNNGSRLYGLGLALAPVYYVPFVNLVAPVLSGLAFTHFCLAELERHRRGP, encoded by the coding sequence ATGACCCTCTTTGGCGCTTACGCCCGTGCGCTGCGCGATGTCTTCAAACCGCGCATCCTCGGCGTGCTCGTGCTGCCGATGCTCGGCGCGATCGTGCTGTGGACCGCGCTCGCGTGGTTCTTCTGGGAGGCATGGATGCGGCCGCTGCGCGCTTTCCTCGGCTCCGGCACGGTTGCGGCATGGTTCGGCGGCTATGCGGATACGTTCGCCAGCGGCAGCGCGGCCTTGCTGCTCTTCGCGCTGGTGATCGGCTCGACGTTCGTCACCGCGATCGTCATCACCGAGCTCGTCGCGATGCCGGTGATCGTTTCGACGGTGGAGCGCGAATATCCGCAGCTCGCGAAGCGCGGCGGCATGAACGTGACGGGCAGCATCGTGAACGCGGTCGTCGCGGTCGGCGTGTTCGCCCTGCTGTGGATCGTGACGCTGCCGCTGTGGCTGACCGGCTTCGGCGCGGTGCTGGTGCCCGCGCTCACGTCCGCCTATCTCATGCAGCGGCTCTTTCGCTTCGATGCGCTGTCGGAGCACGCGACTCGCGACGAGTATCGCGAGATCGTGAGCAACAACGGCTCGCGCCTGTACGGGCTGGGGCTCGCGCTGGCGCCGGTGTATTACGTGCCGTTCGTGAATCTGGTGGCGCCGGTGCTTTCAGGACTGGCGTTCACGCACTTCTGTCTCGCAGAGCTGGAGCGCCACAGGCGCGGTCCATGA